ATCCAAAATCATTTGTAAGAGCATTTGAAACAACAACAAAATTATTTACAAGTTTTTCATTTTTATAAACTGCAAAATATCTTTGATTCGCTTTCATAGATGTAACTATAACTTCAGGTGGAAGTTCTAAAAACTCTTCATCAAACTTTCCTAAAAGTGCAGTTGGATACTCCGTAATAGCAACAACTTCATCTAAAAGTTCTAAATCCAGCTCTATTTGAACATTATGTTTAGTTTCAATATTTTTCAACTGTTCTAAAATCTTTTTTCTTCTCTCATCTTGATATAAAACAACTCCATATTTATCAAGTTTACAAAAATATTCTCCAACATTTGAAAAACTAAATGGCTCATAAGAATCCATTCTATGACCATAAGAGATATTAGCTGATTTAACTCCAAAAAGTTCACCTTCTATAATTTCACTATCTATCATCATAGAAAAAAATCTAATAGGTCTTATAAAACTATCACTTCTACTTCCCCATCTCATAGATTTTCCAAAATTTAAAGAGTTTACAAACTCATTTACCATAGTATTTAAAAGTTTTTTTGCTTCAATTCCAGAAATTTGCTGTTTATAATATAAAACTTCACCTTTTCCAAAATCTTTAAATCCTATTTCATCTACACTAATCCCACATTTTGTAGCAAAACTTTGTGCAGCACCAGTTGCTACACCATCTTTAAATGCAATATTTTTAGGTGCTCCAATATTCTCAATTTCACTATCTTCTTGTTTAATAGCAAACTCTCTATGCCATAAAACCAATCTTCTTGGAGTATAAAATAGTTCAAAGTTGCAAAGTAATCTATTTTTTTCTAATATATCACTCCATTTTTTCTCAATATTTGGAAGCTCTTGTAAAAATGGAATAGCTGGTAACTCTTCAACTCCTATTTCTATTAAAAGTGGTTTAAGCATCGTTTCTTTCCTTGTTTTGGTTTTTTATTTTCTCTATCTCTTCAAGTTTATCAGTATGTTTTTTTATCTGTTGTCTATTAAAATTTATAATAAACATAGCAACCATAAATACAAATAAAATAACAACAATAGTATCTAATATCTCTTTCAATTTTTTCCTTTAAATTAGCTCTTTATATATAGCCCCATCAATCTCATTTAAAGCTATTTCCTCTAACTCTTCACTAGATTTTATAACTGCTAAAATTTTTGAATCAAACATATAATTATCTGCTATTTTTTGCATCTTTTTTGCTAAACTTTTTTTACAAACTATATATTTTGCATTTAAATTATTTGCATATAATCCCTCTTTTATAGAAAAAATTTCTACAAAAAAATTCAAATTTTGCTCAAAACAATACTTTAAAAGTTCTTCATTAAATTCAAAGAAAAGTAAAGAATTTGGCTTTGTATTTTTTATCTCTTCAATATTCAAAACTTTAAAAAACTCTTCAAAAGGTACTATTTTATCTCCAATAATCTTCATTTTAAGCCTTTTTATTATTTAAACAATCTTTAGAGCAATAAAACTTTCCATTACTAACAATAGCCTCTTTTTGAGAAACAAAAGTACTACAAGTAGGACATTCAACCATCTCATCAGATATCAGTTTATCATTTTTCTTTACACCATCAACTCTTCTATTTTTAAAAAATAGTAAATATATAATAAATCCTACTAAAATAACAGCTATAACTTTTAATAACATCTTTATCCTTTAATATATAAATAGTTTCTCTCATTTTTTGAAACTATTTTGTAGTTATTTAATTTTGCCTCTTCTAACTCATTTTCGAGCATACTTCCTTTATAAAACAAATATGAAGAGTTCTCTTGTTTTATATTTTTTGTTAATTCTATAAGAAGTTTAGTATTTGTAACAGCTCTACTTGTAATTAACTGAACCTTTAAATCTTCAACTTCTTCAACTCTTTTTTGCAAAATTATAAGATTTTTTAAACCTAAAGTAGCTTTTACCATATTTAAAAATGCTACTCTTTTTATTCTAGGTTCAATTAAATATGCTTTTACATCTTTTTTAGCAAGTGCTAAGATAAGACCTGGATATCCAGCACCTGTTCCAATATCAGCAAAACTAGAGAAATTTTCTATAAAAGTAAGAGGAAAAAGTGAATCCAAAATATTTTCATAAATATCATCACGGCTTAATCTTCCACTTAGATTATGAATTTTTCCCCATTTTTGTAGAAGTTCTACAAAAACTTCAATATCTTTATAAAAACTATCTTCTAATTTTAAATTATGATTTTCTAATATATTCTTTAAAGTCAAAGCATATGCCCCATTTGCTCTTTTTTTGTATTTAAATAGTTCTTATTATAGCAATTTGGCTCAACTATTGTAGGAATTCGCTCAACAATCTCTACATCTAAAGTTTCTAAAAACTCTATTTTTACAGGATTATTCGTAAGAATATTTATCTTTTTAACTCCTAAATCCTTTAAAATATACTCAACTATGCTATATTCTCTCTCATCTTCTTTAAAACCCAAAGCTAAATTTGCTTCAATTGTATTTTTACCAATATCTTGTAAACTATAAGCATTTACCTTATTTAAAAGCCCTATATTCCGTCCTTCTTGTCTATGATAGATAATAAGTCCACCATTTTTTGCTATATACTCAATTGCAAGTTCAAGCTGTTTTTGGCAATCACACTTTATACTTCCAAAAACATCTCCTGTAAGGCATTCAGAGTGAATTCTAAGGTTTATAATATCTAAAGAGTTAAAATTCTCACTCATTAAAACTAAATGCTCTTGATTTTTTTGCTTATATGCTTTTATCTTAAAATTTCCGTGTTTTGTAGGAAGGTTTGCTATATTTGATTCAATTATATTCATTTGTATTTAAACCTTAAACTGTTAAAATCGTAAGATTATATCCAAAAGAGGTAAATATTATGTTTAAACGATTTAGAAGATTAAGATTAAATGAGACTTTAAGAAACTTAGTTCAAGAGACAAATTTGCGTAAAGATGACTTTATATATCCCCTATTTGTAAAAGAGGGAACAGGAATAAAAATAGAGATTGCTAGTATGCCTGGTGTTTTTCAAATGAGTATTGATGAAATTTTAAAAGAGTGCGAATATTTGCAAAAAATAGGATTAAACTCAATCATACTTTTTGCAATTCCAGATATAAAAGACTCTGTTGGAAGTGAATGTTTATGCGATGAAAGCATAATTGCAAGAACAATAAAAGCTATAAAAAACAAATTTCCAAATATGTTTATAGTTACAGATTTATGTTTTTGTGAATATACAGATCATGGTCATTGTGGAATACTTGATCCAAAAACTGGGAGTGTTCACAATGATAAAACACTTGAAATATCTGCACAACAAGCTTTAGTTCATGCAAGAGCAGGTGCCAATATGATAGCTCCAAGTGGAATGATGGACGGAATTATTACAACATTAAGAACAGCTTTAGATGAAAATGGTTTTAAAGATTTACCAATTATGGCATACTCTACAAAATTTGCAAGTGGATATTATGGACCATTTCGTGATGTAGCTGAATCAACTCCTTCTTTTGGAGATAGAAGAACTTATCAAATGAATGTAGCAAATAGACTTGAAGCTATTTCTGAATCACTTGAGGATGAAAAAGAGGGAGCTGATATTTTAATGGTAAAACCAGCTTTGGCATTTTTGGATATTGTAAGAGATATTAGAAATGAAACAAAACTTCCACTTTGTGTTTATAATGTAAGTGGAGAGTATGCTATGCTAAAACATGCTGGACTTGCTGGACTAATTGATTATGAAAGAGTTATGATGGAAACTATGATAGCATTTAAAAGAGCTGGAGCAAATATCATAATCTCTTATCATGCTAAAGAGGTTTGTGAGATTTTGAATAGAAAATGAAATGAATAACTACCAAAAAGCAATAGAAAATTCAAATATAGTATCAAAAACAGATATAAATGGCATCATTACTTTTGTAAATGATGAGTTTGTAAGACTTTTTGAATATAGTAAAGAGGAGCTTTTAGGTAAGAACCACAATATAATAAGACATCCTGATACCCCAAAAGAGAATTTCAAAGCTCTTTGGGATACTATCTTAAATAAACAAGTACATAAAGCGACTGTTAAAAATCTCTCAAAAAGTGGCAAAACCGTATATTTAAATACAACAATAATACCAATTTTAGATGAGTTTGGCAATATTTTTGAATTTATTGCAATTAGATATGATATTACAAACGAAGTAATGCTTCAAAAAGAGTTAAAAGAGAAACAAAAAATCATATTTTTACAATCAAGAATGGCAAGTTTAGGACAAATGTTAGCAAATATTGCACATCAATGGAGGCAACCTTTAACAGAGTTAAATCTAACACTTTTTAATCTAAAAAAAGCCTTTGAGTCAAAAAATCAAAAAGAGTTTGATAATTTTTACAATAGCTCTAAAAATTTAATTTCAGGGATGTCAAATACTATTGAAGATTTTACAAACTTTTTTACTCCTCAAAAACAAAAAGAGAGATTTTTATTAAACCTAAGTATAAATGAGGCTTTAAAAATTTTAAATAGGGTTATTGAAAATGAAAAAATCAATATTAAATTTAATATTTTAAAGGATTTAGAGGTTTTTGGAATAAAAAATGAACTTACACAAGTGCTTTTAAACCTTATAAATAATTCAAAAGATGCTTTTATACAAAAAAACATAGAACAAAAAGAGATAAATATAAAAACTTATATAAAAAATAATTTTATCTATCTTGAATATCTTGATAATGCTCAAGGTGTAAATAAAGAGCTATTTGATAGAATTTTTGAGCCATATTTTACAACAAAGCATCAAAGTAGTGGAACTGGTCTTGGTCTTTTTATTTGTAAAATAATTATTGAAAATAGTTTTGAAGGACAAATTATGCATGAAAATATAGAAAATGGTTTAAAATTCACTCTAAAGTTTCCTAAAATAGTATGAAAAATTTAAAAATTTTAATAGTTGAAGATGAGCAAAAATTAGCAAATCTAATAAGAAGGTCAATAAAAGAGCTTTTTTTTAAAGTTGTAATTGCTAAAGATGGTCTTGAAGCGCTAAAAAAATTTAACTCATTTAAACCAGATATTATAATAAGTGATATTTTAATGCCAAATTTAAATGGCTTAGAGATGAGTAAAGAGATAAGAAAACAAAATAATACTCCTATTATTATCTTAAGTGCTCATAGTCAAAAAGAGATGCTTTTTCAAGCAATAGATATAGGTATTAATAAATATTTTATAAAACCATTTGATATTGAAAGTTTTATTGATTATTTAAAAGAGCTTTCAAATAAAATAAATAGTGAAAAAGAGTTTAAATTAAAAGATAATTTTGTATTTATAAAAAACTCAATTAGCTTATATAAAAATGATGAAATAGTAAATCTTACAAAAAGAGAAAGAGAGTTTATAAATCTTCTAATTGACAACAAAAACTCTCTTGTAAAGATTGAAACTATAAAAGAGTTTTTATGGGAAGAGAAAGATATTAGTGATGAAAGAGTTAGAACTTTTATAAAAAGATTAAGAAATAAAACTTCAAAAGATTTAATAGAAAATGTTTCATCTCAAGGATATATGATCTCTATTTAATAAAATGGGAAAATTCCCATTTTATTTTAATTATCTGGATCAGTTATAAAGTTTTTATTTTTATAAATAGAGTGAATAAAAGCTAAAGCAATAGGAACTATTGCAAAAGTAGTAATTAGCATTGGTGGTAAATGATGAAAAATTTGAACTAACATAGATAAAGATAAAAGACCTATAGACCACATAGCCCCATGTTCAAGATAGATATATTTTGAAACCACTTCTCTTTCAACCATATATATTGTAAGGCTTCTTACAGCCATAGCACCAATTCCTAAACCTAACATAATTATTACAATATTCTGAGTAATAGCAAAAGCTCCTAAAACTCCATCTAGAGAAAAACTCATATCAATCATCTCAAGATATAAAAATGAGATAAATCCTCCACTTAACTCTGTAACTTTTAAATCAGAATTTTGTTCTTTCTCTTCATTTTTAAGTTCAATTGCACCTTTTAATAGTTCCAATAAATAAAAAGATATAACTCCAATAATCATTGGAACAATTATCTCAAGCTTATTTACAATTACCATCTCATCACCCATAACAACCTCATTTGGTGCTATATATGTAATTGCTAAAATTAAAAACATAATAAAAAGTGCTTTTATATCCCCTACTTTTGATAGTTTAGTAGCAAAATGCTCAATATATTTTACCCAATGAGTATCTTTATTTTCATCAAAAATAAATTTCAAAAATAACATCAATAAAAACATTCCACCAAAAGACATAATAATATGGTGAGAACTTTCTATAATTCTTTCATACTCATCTGGATTTTTAATTGCAAGTTCAAAAGAATCAATAAATCCCATAGAAGTAGAAAAATATACAATTAATATTGGAAATACAAATCTTACACCAAAAACAGCAATAATCATACCCCAAAGAAGAAATCTTCTTCTCCAAACAAGTGCCATTGTTGCTAAAATAGTAGCATTTACTATTGCATTATCAAATGACAAACTAAGTTCTAGAACTGAAAGAATTGTTCCTTGGTAAAGTGCAAAAAAACCACCATACAAAAATAGTAAAACTGAAGCAACAAGCCAAACAGCAAAAAAGCCATAGAAATAAGAAATAATAGATTTTTGTTTCAAAATAATCCTTTAATTTTTTAAAATTTTGGGATTATATCTAAATATTATAATGTATTTGCTTTTTCTTTTACAAAAGAGCCAATTAGACCAAAAGCAAAAGCTGGAAAAATCCAAGCTAAACCTTCATTTGATAATGGAAATCTTTTTAAAAAATCCATTGTTATTCCTGTTGTAGATGAAACAAGTTCTAATAAACAAAAAAACATAGCACTAAAGGCAGCAAATTTATAGACATTATTATTTTTTATATATTTATCAAAAAAAACAAGAAAAACTAACACAATAGCAGCAGGATAAACTATACTTAAAATTGGACCTGCAAAAGAGATAATCTGTTCTAAACCTATATTTGTTACGAAAATACTAAATATAGTTACAATAATAACCAAAGTTTTATATGAAATTTTTCTATTACTTAACTTTGAGAAGTATTCAGCTGTAACACTTACAAGTGCGGAACCTGTTGTAAAACAAGCTAAGAATACAACTATTCCTAAAATAAAATTTCCATAATCTCCAAATAAAATATTTATTATATTATTTAATAAAACTGCTTTTGGAATATCATTTCCATATAAACTTGAAGCTGTAGCACCTAAATATGAGAGCCCAAAATATACAATCATTATTCCAATAGCAGCAATAATAGAAGCAAAACCGATAACCTTAAATCTAGTTTTACTATCTTCATACCCTTTTGCTTTCACAATTTTAATTATAATAATTCCAAAAGCCAAAGCTGCTAAAACATCAAGAGTTTGATAACCTAAAATTAATCCATCAAAAAATAGATTATTATTTGAAGTATTTACTACTATCTCTCCAATAGGAGTTAAAAAGCCTTGAACAATCAATAAAACAAGTCCAAAAAATAGTAAAGGAGTTAAAATCTTTCCTAAAATTTCAATCATAGTTGTAGGTTTAAAAGTAAAAAACATAATTAAACCATAATATATAATTGAAGTAATAATAGAGTTTGAAAAACTAGCCCCAAATGTTGGAACTACCAACATTTCATAAGTTGTTGCTCCTGTTCTTGGAAGTGCTATTAAAGGACCTATACATAAAATAATTGCTGACATTAGCAAAGCTCCTGAAAGCTTTCCTAATTTATTTGTTAAATCATCTACATTTCCACCAACTTTAAGTAGTGCAAACATAGCTATTGTTGCAAATCCAATATCAGCTAAGAAGTAAGAGAAAAATGATATTTTCCAATCACTAGCACTTGTTAATCCTAAATATGGAGGGAAAATGACATTTCCAGCTCCAAAATACATAGAAAATATTGCAAAACCTAAAATTATACTATCCCCAAATAGTCTATTTTGCTTAGGCATTTATTCTCTTTAATCTATCTAATAAAATTGATTCTATAATCTCATCAATACTTTTCTCTTTTAAAGCTATTAATACTTCAATTCCATCTTCTAAAAAAGGCCAAACATATTCCATATCATTTATAACAACAAGTTTATTTATAAGGCAAAAAATCTCTTCAACTCTATCAAAGAACTCAACATTTACTATTTTCGCCCCATCTAAACTTACTACTGCCCAAGCACTATTCTCCTCAATAGAAGAGATGATAGATAAAAATCTATCCTTTTTATTAACTGGTATTAAAATCTTCATTTTATTTTACCTCTTAAAATTATATTAAAATTTCTCTATTTCCTCTTGCATCAACTTCACTTAAAACACCTGTTTGTTCCAACTGTTCTATAATACTTGCAGCCCTATTGTAACCAATTTTCAATCTTCTTTGAAGATAAGAAATAGATGTTTTTTTGTCAGTTAATATCACCTCTTTTGCATCTTCATATAGTTCATCTAACTCTATATCAGCATTTTGGCTAGAATTTTTTGAAGAAGTTCCTATACTCAAATTTTTATCTTTGATAAAATTCATATCATATTCAACTTCTCTTTGTTCTTTTAAAAATTCAACAACCCTTTCTATCTCTGTTTCAGTACTCCAAGGAGCATGTATTCGGACAATTCCAGGAGTTCCAGGAGGAGTAAATAACATATCTCCTCTTCCTAAAAGAGATTCAGCACCCATAGAATCAAGAATGATTTTTGAATCTATTTTTTGCCCTACTTTATAAGATAATCTACTTGGTAAATTTGCCTTTATAAGCCCTGTTACAACATCAACTGATGGTCTTTGAGTAGCAACTATTAAGTGAATTCCACTAGCTCTTGCCATTTGAGCAAGTCTTGCAATAGAGTATTCAACATCTTTTCCACTTGTCATCATTAAATCAGCTAACTCATCAATTACAACAACTATATATGGCATTGTTTCATAACCTTCAATTTTAGCTTTTTCATTGTAATTTTCTATATTCTTTGTTCTTGTTTTTGCCATTAAAGAGTATCGTCTTTCCATTTCACCTACCATATTGGCTAAAGCATTTATAGCATCAACAGCTTTAGTAATAACTGGCGTTAGAAGATGCGGGATATCATTATACATAGAAAACTCTAGCATTTTTGGATCAATCATAACAAGTCTCAAATTATCTGGAGAATTCTTATATAAAAGTGACAAAATCATAGAGTTTATTCCTACACTCTTTCCACTTCCTGTTGTCCCAGCAATAAGTAAATGTGGTAATTTCTTCAAATCTGTTACAAAAGGTTTTCCAACAATATCTTTTCCTAAAATCATTGTAAGTGGAGATAATGAATTTTGAAAAATCTCACTATCTAACATCTCTTTTAAATAAATTGTTTGTGTATCTTCATTTGGAACTTCTATTCCAACTACATCTTTTCCTGGAATCGGAGCTTGAATTCTAATAGTTTGAGCTTTTAAAGCCATTGCTAAATCATCTTGAAGACTTAAAATCTTTGAAACTTTTACATTTGGAGCTGGTTTAAATTCAAAAGTTGTAACAACAGGGCCTGTATAAGTTCGCACAACATCTCCATCTATTTTAAACATAGATAACTTATCAAGTAAATCAGCAATTTTTCTATCTATAAATGCTTCATTTACTTTTGTTTTATTCTCTTTTGGTGGCTCTTGAAAAAAGTTTGTAGGAGGAAGCATAAAATCTTTTGGTTTTTCAGTTTTTCCAAACTCTAATTCACTTAAAAGTTTTGCATTCTCTTCTAACTCCTCAACAATTATACTGTTTGTTTGAGTAGCAAAAGAGTTAGTTTCAACTTCAATCTCTTCAACTTTAGATTCTTGTATAAACTCAATATTTACCTCTTCTAAACTCTTCTCTTTTCTCTTTAAATCTTCAATATTTGCTTTTAAAATACTCTCTTGTTGCTCTTTAATTCTTTGCTCAACTGTTTTTTGAGCAGGTTCTATAATCTCTTTTTTA
The Aliarcobacter faecis genome window above contains:
- a CDS encoding PP0621 family protein, which translates into the protein MLLKVIAVILVGFIIYLLFFKNRRVDGVKKNDKLISDEMVECPTCSTFVSQKEAIVSNGKFYCSKDCLNNKKA
- the rsmG gene encoding 16S rRNA (guanine(527)-N(7))-methyltransferase RsmG — translated: MTLKNILENHNLKLEDSFYKDIEVFVELLQKWGKIHNLSGRLSRDDIYENILDSLFPLTFIENFSSFADIGTGAGYPGLILALAKKDVKAYLIEPRIKRVAFLNMVKATLGLKNLIILQKRVEEVEDLKVQLITSRAVTNTKLLIELTKNIKQENSSYLFYKGSMLENELEEAKLNNYKIVSKNERNYLYIKG
- the ribA gene encoding GTP cyclohydrolase II, with product MNIIESNIANLPTKHGNFKIKAYKQKNQEHLVLMSENFNSLDIINLRIHSECLTGDVFGSIKCDCQKQLELAIEYIAKNGGLIIYHRQEGRNIGLLNKVNAYSLQDIGKNTIEANLALGFKEDEREYSIVEYILKDLGVKKINILTNNPVKIEFLETLDVEIVERIPTIVEPNCYNKNYLNTKKEQMGHML
- the hemB gene encoding porphobilinogen synthase, translated to MFKRFRRLRLNETLRNLVQETNLRKDDFIYPLFVKEGTGIKIEIASMPGVFQMSIDEILKECEYLQKIGLNSIILFAIPDIKDSVGSECLCDESIIARTIKAIKNKFPNMFIVTDLCFCEYTDHGHCGILDPKTGSVHNDKTLEISAQQALVHARAGANMIAPSGMMDGIITTLRTALDENGFKDLPIMAYSTKFASGYYGPFRDVAESTPSFGDRRTYQMNVANRLEAISESLEDEKEGADILMVKPALAFLDIVRDIRNETKLPLCVYNVSGEYAMLKHAGLAGLIDYERVMMETMIAFKRAGANIIISYHAKEVCEILNRK
- a CDS encoding PAS domain-containing sensor histidine kinase, with protein sequence MNNYQKAIENSNIVSKTDINGIITFVNDEFVRLFEYSKEELLGKNHNIIRHPDTPKENFKALWDTILNKQVHKATVKNLSKSGKTVYLNTTIIPILDEFGNIFEFIAIRYDITNEVMLQKELKEKQKIIFLQSRMASLGQMLANIAHQWRQPLTELNLTLFNLKKAFESKNQKEFDNFYNSSKNLISGMSNTIEDFTNFFTPQKQKERFLLNLSINEALKILNRVIENEKINIKFNILKDLEVFGIKNELTQVLLNLINNSKDAFIQKNIEQKEINIKTYIKNNFIYLEYLDNAQGVNKELFDRIFEPYFTTKHQSSGTGLGLFICKIIIENSFEGQIMHENIENGLKFTLKFPKIV
- a CDS encoding response regulator transcription factor encodes the protein MKNLKILIVEDEQKLANLIRRSIKELFFKVVIAKDGLEALKKFNSFKPDIIISDILMPNLNGLEMSKEIRKQNNTPIIILSAHSQKEMLFQAIDIGINKYFIKPFDIESFIDYLKELSNKINSEKEFKLKDNFVFIKNSISLYKNDEIVNLTKREREFINLLIDNKNSLVKIETIKEFLWEEKDISDERVRTFIKRLRNKTSKDLIENVSSQGYMISI
- a CDS encoding DUF475 domain-containing protein; amino-acid sequence: MKQKSIISYFYGFFAVWLVASVLLFLYGGFFALYQGTILSVLELSLSFDNAIVNATILATMALVWRRRFLLWGMIIAVFGVRFVFPILIVYFSTSMGFIDSFELAIKNPDEYERIIESSHHIIMSFGGMFLLMLFLKFIFDENKDTHWVKYIEHFATKLSKVGDIKALFIMFLILAITYIAPNEVVMGDEMVIVNKLEIIVPMIIGVISFYLLELLKGAIELKNEEKEQNSDLKVTELSGGFISFLYLEMIDMSFSLDGVLGAFAITQNIVIIMLGLGIGAMAVRSLTIYMVEREVVSKYIYLEHGAMWSIGLLSLSMLVQIFHHLPPMLITTFAIVPIALAFIHSIYKNKNFITDPDN
- the brnQ gene encoding branched-chain amino acid transport system II carrier protein, giving the protein MPKQNRLFGDSIILGFAIFSMYFGAGNVIFPPYLGLTSASDWKISFFSYFLADIGFATIAMFALLKVGGNVDDLTNKLGKLSGALLMSAIILCIGPLIALPRTGATTYEMLVVPTFGASFSNSIITSIIYYGLIMFFTFKPTTMIEILGKILTPLLFFGLVLLIVQGFLTPIGEIVVNTSNNNLFFDGLILGYQTLDVLAALAFGIIIIKIVKAKGYEDSKTRFKVIGFASIIAAIGIMIVYFGLSYLGATASSLYGNDIPKAVLLNNIINILFGDYGNFILGIVVFLACFTTGSALVSVTAEYFSKLSNRKISYKTLVIIVTIFSIFVTNIGLEQIISFAGPILSIVYPAAIVLVFLVFFDKYIKNNNVYKFAAFSAMFFCLLELVSSTTGITMDFLKRFPLSNEGLAWIFPAFAFGLIGSFVKEKANTL
- a CDS encoding DNA translocase FtsK, with amino-acid sequence MKYFSYLAYIYLFIFIHPIYVINFKKNIDNKDIILNIAVLLLIFFISLIFQALVVENPYNRGEIGNILVDSLSPVIGNIGLYLFVLFGFVISVLILFELSDYDIEDLRKFKNRIKLKNSLIANKISKVTKETTEVSNYPVRPKQIAKKEIIEPAQKTVEQRIKEQQESILKANIEDLKRKEKSLEEVNIEFIQESKVEEIEVETNSFATQTNSIIVEELEENAKLLSELEFGKTEKPKDFMLPPTNFFQEPPKENKTKVNEAFIDRKIADLLDKLSMFKIDGDVVRTYTGPVVTTFEFKPAPNVKVSKILSLQDDLAMALKAQTIRIQAPIPGKDVVGIEVPNEDTQTIYLKEMLDSEIFQNSLSPLTMILGKDIVGKPFVTDLKKLPHLLIAGTTGSGKSVGINSMILSLLYKNSPDNLRLVMIDPKMLEFSMYNDIPHLLTPVITKAVDAINALANMVGEMERRYSLMAKTRTKNIENYNEKAKIEGYETMPYIVVVIDELADLMMTSGKDVEYSIARLAQMARASGIHLIVATQRPSVDVVTGLIKANLPSRLSYKVGQKIDSKIILDSMGAESLLGRGDMLFTPPGTPGIVRIHAPWSTETEIERVVEFLKEQREVEYDMNFIKDKNLSIGTSSKNSSQNADIELDELYEDAKEVILTDKKTSISYLQRRLKIGYNRAASIIEQLEQTGVLSEVDARGNREILI